In Vicinamibacteria bacterium, a single window of DNA contains:
- the xseA gene encoding exodeoxyribonuclease VII large subunit: MEQKGLDFGIQPQPGPPRRRTLSVSELTDRIQGVLEVDFADVWVEGEISNLKTPPSGHYYFSLKDENAQIRAVIWKSDARLIKFRPKDGMRVVARGSVSVYAPRGDYQLLVQVLEPLGKGSLQQAFEELKERLGKEGFFDPGRKRPLPMLPRRVGLVTSPTGAVLQDILRVLAGRYSNLGVLLYPARVQGPEAVWEIVAGIRALNRIQGLDVLIVARGGGSLEDLWPFNDEAVARALAASEIPTISAVGHETDFTIADFVADFRAPTPSAAAERVVRAKVDLIARVTALEQQLGAATRLRLTQTRARVERVTSHRVFEVERGRIRNHAQRVDELGRRGEKGLLRALERARDGLRHAAGRVEAFRWDRQVAAGRERVTHQWERAQALFRTGNEARRAALGRLAGKLESLSPLAVLSRGYALVWDASGRHLLRDPGQVGVGDGVLVRLHGGRLGATVTFKEPA; encoded by the coding sequence ATGGAGCAGAAGGGACTCGACTTCGGAATCCAGCCCCAGCCCGGCCCTCCACGCCGGAGGACGCTCTCCGTCAGCGAGTTGACCGACCGCATCCAGGGCGTCCTGGAGGTGGATTTCGCGGACGTGTGGGTGGAAGGCGAGATCTCGAACCTCAAGACCCCCCCCTCGGGCCACTACTACTTCTCGCTCAAGGACGAAAACGCCCAGATCCGGGCCGTGATCTGGAAGAGCGACGCTCGCCTGATCAAGTTCCGCCCCAAGGACGGCATGAGGGTGGTGGCCCGGGGATCCGTAAGCGTCTACGCGCCCCGGGGCGACTACCAGCTGTTAGTCCAGGTCCTGGAGCCCCTGGGCAAGGGCTCGCTGCAGCAGGCTTTCGAAGAGTTGAAGGAGAGGCTGGGCAAGGAGGGATTCTTCGACCCCGGGCGCAAGCGCCCCTTACCCATGCTCCCGCGCCGTGTCGGCCTCGTGACCTCCCCCACGGGGGCCGTGCTGCAGGACATCCTCCGCGTCCTCGCCGGGCGCTACTCGAACTTGGGGGTCCTGCTCTATCCCGCCCGCGTCCAGGGACCGGAGGCGGTGTGGGAGATCGTGGCCGGCATCCGCGCCCTGAATCGCATCCAGGGCCTGGACGTGCTCATCGTGGCCCGCGGAGGAGGGAGCCTCGAGGACCTCTGGCCTTTCAATGACGAAGCGGTGGCGCGCGCGCTGGCCGCATCGGAGATACCCACCATCTCCGCGGTGGGACACGAGACCGACTTCACGATCGCGGACTTCGTGGCCGACTTCCGCGCCCCAACTCCCTCCGCGGCGGCGGAGCGCGTGGTCCGGGCGAAGGTCGATCTGATCGCCCGGGTGACGGCCCTGGAGCAGCAGCTGGGGGCGGCCACCCGGCTGCGCCTGACCCAGACCCGGGCCCGCGTGGAAAGGGTGACCTCCCACCGCGTCTTCGAGGTCGAGCGGGGGCGGATAAGGAACCACGCTCAGCGCGTGGACGAGCTCGGGCGGCGCGGTGAGAAGGGGCTTCTCCGGGCCCTCGAGCGCGCGCGGGACGGGCTCCGGCACGCGGCCGGCCGGGTCGAGGCCTTCCGCTGGGACCGCCAGGTGGCGGCGGGTCGGGAGCGTGTCACTCACCAATGGGAGCGTGCGCAGGCTTTGTTCCGGACCGGAAACGAAGCGCGACGCGCCGCCCTCGGCCGCCTGGCCGGCAAACTCGAGAGCCTCTCTCCCCTAGCCGTCCTCTCCCGCGGCTACGCCCTCGTGTGGGACGCTTCCGGGCGGCATCTCCTTCGCGACCCCGGCCAGGTGGGCGTGGGGGACGGCGTGCTCGTGCGCCTGCACGGCGGCCGGCTAGGCGCCACCGTCACCTTCAAGGAGCCGGCGTGA
- a CDS encoding exodeoxyribonuclease VII small subunit: protein MKKTEPPSFEEGLKQLEEIVQKLEKGELALEESLRLYEEGIHLSRLCHAKLEEAEGKIEILMKDAKGDLLLDKQGRPQTKPLGRGDDDDAPF from the coding sequence GTGAAGAAGACCGAGCCGCCCAGCTTCGAGGAGGGGTTGAAGCAGCTGGAGGAGATCGTCCAGAAGCTGGAGAAGGGGGAGCTGGCCCTGGAGGAGTCGCTGCGTCTCTACGAGGAGGGCATCCACCTCTCCCGCCTCTGCCACGCCAAGCTTGAGGAGGCGGAGGGCAAGATCGAGATTCTGATGAAGGACGCAAAGGGGGACCTCCTTCTGGACAAGCAGGGCCGCCCGCAGACCAAGCCCCTAGGGAGGGGCGACGATGACGACGCCCCCTTCTGA
- a CDS encoding trypsin-like peptidase domain-containing protein has product MTTSSAWRPWLWAGLGAGVVLGALISVALDRAVPSLRPVALAQQRTVTPRGPLDPDEKSTIALFRTAAASVAFITTQTRRIDFWTRNILEVPQGTGSGFVWDEDGHIVTNFHVVQDATSAEVTLGETAYQATLVGTAPDHDLAVLKIGAPREKLVPIHIGTSDDIQVGQKVFAIGNPFGLDHTLTTGIVSALGRTITSVTNRPIDGAIQTDAAINPGNSGGPLLDSGGRLIGVNTAIYSPSGASAGVGFAIPVDTVNRVVPQLIAHGRVPRPYLGVSLDDRLSSVVTRRMGVEGVLLRDVEPNSPAASVGLRGTHLGRGSSIVPGDIVQEIDGRKVRTSDDLLGRLGNAKPGDTVTLLILRDGQPLKVIVRLRAAE; this is encoded by the coding sequence ATGACAACGTCTTCAGCGTGGCGACCGTGGCTCTGGGCCGGCCTCGGGGCGGGGGTGGTCCTGGGGGCTCTCATCTCCGTGGCTCTGGACCGAGCGGTGCCTTCCCTCCGGCCCGTGGCCCTGGCCCAGCAGCGGACGGTGACGCCCCGCGGTCCCCTGGACCCCGACGAGAAGTCGACCATTGCCCTCTTTCGGACCGCCGCTGCCTCAGTGGCTTTCATCACCACCCAGACCCGCCGCATCGACTTCTGGACCCGAAACATACTCGAGGTGCCTCAGGGCACGGGCTCCGGCTTCGTCTGGGACGAGGACGGTCACATCGTCACCAACTTCCACGTCGTGCAGGACGCGACCTCGGCTGAGGTCACGCTGGGGGAAACTGCCTACCAGGCCACACTGGTGGGGACCGCTCCCGACCACGACCTCGCGGTGCTGAAGATCGGCGCCCCCCGGGAAAAATTGGTGCCCATCCACATCGGCACCAGCGACGACATCCAGGTGGGGCAGAAGGTCTTTGCCATCGGCAACCCCTTCGGTCTCGACCACACCCTCACGACGGGGATCGTGAGCGCGCTCGGACGGACGATCACGAGCGTCACCAACCGGCCCATCGACGGGGCCATCCAGACCGACGCCGCCATCAACCCCGGAAACTCGGGCGGCCCCCTGCTGGACAGCGGGGGACGGCTCATCGGAGTGAACACCGCCATCTACAGCCCCTCAGGAGCGAGCGCGGGGGTGGGGTTCGCCATTCCCGTGGACACCGTGAACCGCGTCGTCCCCCAGCTCATCGCGCACGGCCGCGTCCCCCGGCCCTACCTGGGGGTGTCCCTGGACGACCGGCTGAGCAGCGTGGTCACCCGCCGCATGGGGGTGGAGGGAGTGCTGCTCCGGGACGTGGAGCCGAACTCGCCCGCGGCGAGCGTGGGTTTGCGCGGCACCCACCTCGGCCGGGGCAGCTCCATCGTGCCCGGAGACATCGTGCAGGAGATCGACGGCCGCAAGGTCCGCACTTCCGACGACCTGCTCGGCCGCCTGGGCAACGCCAAGCCTGGAGATACCGTGACCCTATTGATTCTGCGCGACGGCCAGCCTCTCAAGGTCATAGTCAGACTGCGGGCCGCGGAGTGA